A single window of Candoia aspera isolate rCanAsp1 chromosome 3, rCanAsp1.hap2, whole genome shotgun sequence DNA harbors:
- the MAL2 gene encoding protein MAL2 → MISARGGGSMPPPPNATAYYPPPRVNLPSGVEILRTYSGAFICLEILFGALVWILVAATKVPLPLLQGWVMFVSVTACFTSISFLSVFLFSYRERIAIDWNRLDFLYHAAVFVFYFGTFLLQTATTSLHSHPLKVTNLASNITISGALLNDHEYNLSIAAAIFSFVTTVCYGCSATLALRRWKL, encoded by the exons ATGATCTCTGCCCGGGGCGGGGGCTCCATGCCTCCGCCGCCCAACGCCACCGCCTACTACCCCCCGCCCCGCGTGAATCTCCCCTCCGGCGTGGAAATCCTGCGCACGTACTCGGGGGCCTTCATCTGCCTGGAGATC CTTTTTGGAGCCCTTGTATGGATACTAGTAGCTGCCACAAAAGTTCCTTTGCCACTGCTGCAGGGCTGGGTGATGTTTGTATCTGTGACAGCCTGTTTCACCTCCATCTCCTTCCTTTCGGTCTTTCTCTTCAGTTACCGAGAGAGAATTGCCATCGATTGGAACCGTTTG GATTTCCTTTACCACGCAGCCGTCTTCGTCTTCTATTTTGGGACCTTCTTACTGCAAACCGCAACAACGTCTTTGCACAGTCACCCCCTTAAGGTCACCAATCTTGCCTCCAACATCACCATCTCTGGAGCACTTCTAAATGACCATGAATATAATTTGAGCATAGCAGCTGCA ATTTTTTCCTTTGTAACTACAGTGTGTTACGGATGCAGCGCCACCCTTGCCTTAAGAAGATGGAAACTATAG